One Aneurinibacillus migulanus genomic region harbors:
- a CDS encoding response regulator — protein sequence MKILIMDDDAAVRFMLREICESAGWNIVLGSNGREGVDLFRTEQADVVLVDYHMPEMDGLRAVQEIRKLDGRVPILVLTVDERQEIADRFLDAGATDFAIKPVRAPDLISRIQLHLRLSMLTKENDRAEEKNEQELEAPKGIGATTLNHIAGFLRDQREPCTIDEITKDVGLAYPTVYRSLVYMMQQGKVRTIISYQKVGRPKNKYEWRSE from the coding sequence GTGAAAATCTTAATTATGGATGATGATGCTGCGGTTCGATTCATGCTGCGCGAGATTTGCGAGAGCGCGGGCTGGAACATTGTACTTGGCAGCAATGGCAGGGAAGGCGTGGATTTGTTCCGTACTGAACAGGCGGACGTCGTGCTTGTAGATTATCATATGCCAGAGATGGACGGGCTACGTGCCGTTCAAGAAATCCGCAAGCTGGATGGGCGTGTGCCCATCCTGGTCTTGACGGTTGACGAACGACAGGAAATCGCAGACCGTTTCCTTGATGCAGGAGCGACTGATTTTGCCATTAAGCCGGTGCGGGCGCCGGATTTAATCTCCCGCATCCAGTTGCACCTTCGTCTTTCTATGCTGACCAAGGAGAATGATAGGGCCGAAGAGAAAAATGAGCAGGAATTAGAGGCGCCGAAGGGCATCGGAGCGACTACATTGAACCATATTGCGGGATTTTTGCGCGACCAGCGTGAGCCGTGTACGATCGATGAAATTACGAAGGATGTCGGATTGGCGTATCCGACCGTCTATCGGTCGCTTGTATATATGATGCAGCAAGGAAAAGTACGAACAATCATTAGTTATCAGAAGGTGGGTCGTCCGAAAAATAAATACGAATGGCGTAGCGAGTAG
- a CDS encoding sensor histidine kinase gives MGARWTGSWKIWLGTGLLLFGFALPFIVKPEYTGVLRMIQILQVRPTGNLFMVVVLLLMVWNVIYSLPHYIGAFLLGDEWDRRTGKAWVKVVLPLLLIPVITYIEYVYNPLKFPFGLPGVLLLLSMFVLQRATHNQLESRMKTLLLVQLLLGFQWLEVIPFIPNLSFGENQILNKMKEMSFTLGFDQALGMYSLMMCFILILNAVIVSIFLTMSAQKWNDRKKLHLAQLEAIHSRSGREVLHLVHDLKTPLTSVEGLISLIEMRVEDEKLREYCRMSSQSIASMSEMISEMLYEDRKGWVKLADVMNYVHASRLSGTGSCVDIALSEHSEVWIWINKIHMTRALVNLIDNALDAVKDKEDGRVTLCAEVEADEIKLGVSDNGAGIALEDQEKIWEAGYSTKRHPGLGLSFVLQVADSHDGFVSVHSKIGEGTTVWIHLRGGETHRENLNYG, from the coding sequence GTGGGGGCAAGATGGACAGGCTCGTGGAAAATATGGCTTGGTACGGGGCTTCTACTATTCGGATTTGCGTTGCCTTTCATAGTGAAGCCGGAATATACCGGGGTACTGCGCATGATTCAAATCCTGCAGGTACGTCCGACCGGTAACTTGTTTATGGTAGTGGTACTGCTTCTTATGGTGTGGAATGTCATTTACTCACTGCCACATTATATCGGCGCTTTTCTATTAGGGGATGAGTGGGATAGAAGAACAGGGAAGGCATGGGTGAAGGTCGTTCTTCCATTATTATTGATTCCTGTAATAACGTATATAGAGTATGTGTACAATCCATTAAAATTTCCGTTCGGGTTGCCGGGAGTTTTGCTTCTTCTCTCCATGTTTGTGTTGCAACGAGCGACACATAACCAGTTGGAGTCCCGTATGAAAACACTCCTGCTGGTGCAGCTTCTCCTTGGATTTCAATGGTTGGAAGTTATCCCGTTTATTCCTAACCTCAGTTTTGGAGAGAACCAGATTCTCAACAAGATGAAAGAAATGTCATTTACATTAGGGTTCGATCAGGCGCTTGGCATGTACAGCTTGATGATGTGCTTTATTCTTATTCTGAATGCGGTCATCGTCTCTATTTTCCTGACGATGTCAGCGCAGAAATGGAATGATCGTAAGAAGCTCCATCTGGCCCAATTGGAGGCGATTCACTCCCGCTCAGGTCGTGAAGTGCTTCATCTTGTGCATGATTTAAAGACACCGCTTACATCTGTGGAAGGCCTTATTTCCTTAATTGAGATGCGGGTAGAAGATGAGAAGCTACGGGAGTATTGCCGTATGAGCTCACAATCAATTGCGTCGATGAGCGAGATGATTTCTGAGATGTTGTATGAAGATAGGAAAGGCTGGGTAAAGCTTGCGGATGTGATGAACTATGTCCATGCAAGTAGATTGAGCGGTACAGGCTCCTGTGTTGATATTGCGCTCTCTGAACATAGTGAGGTGTGGATATGGATTAACAAAATTCATATGACCCGTGCACTGGTAAACTTGATTGATAATGCGCTAGACGCGGTGAAGGACAAAGAAGACGGAAGAGTGACACTATGTGCGGAAGTAGAAGCGGATGAGATCAAGCTCGGCGTGTCGGACAACGGGGCCGGTATCGCCCTGGAAGATCAGGAGAAAATCTGGGAGGCAGGCTACAGTACGAAGCGTCATCCGGGGCTGGGTCTCTCATTCGTCCTTCAGGTGGCAGATAGCCACGACGGATTTGTCTCGGTACATAGCAAGATTGGAGAAGGAACGACTGTATGGATTCATCTGCGGGGAGGGGAGACTCATCGTGAAAATCTTAATTATGGATGA
- a CDS encoding AraC family transcriptional regulator, whose protein sequence is MNPIDNQKYVSDEYIARINRVIDYIELHIDRSLTLDELAIIANFSKYHFHRIFYSIIGETLFQFIQRIRIEKAASLLISQPKKSITEISYECGFMNPSSFARKFKNYFGVSATLWRSEYRQNRDLSKTKSNMRKAVSNDSKDALRSSWYIEHVGQSQIWRLLMNNEERTVEVKELPEMTVAYVRYVGPYKGDSKLFESLYQKLFSWAGPRNLLHSSDVKSLVIYHDNPEITEETKLRISVCITIPEDTVVDGDIGKMKVAGGKYALAKFILTAADFEEAWKWVYGTWLPESGYAPDDRPCFELYLKDCNLPEGKMSVNICVPVKPL, encoded by the coding sequence ATGAATCCTATTGATAATCAAAAATATGTATCTGATGAATATATAGCAAGAATTAATCGTGTAATCGATTATATTGAACTACATATCGATAGAAGCCTCACATTGGACGAACTCGCAATAATCGCCAACTTCTCTAAGTATCACTTTCATCGTATTTTTTACTCGATTATCGGAGAAACACTTTTTCAATTTATTCAACGCATCCGTATAGAAAAGGCCGCATCTTTACTCATCAGTCAACCTAAAAAATCAATTACTGAAATTTCATATGAATGCGGTTTTATGAACCCATCTTCCTTTGCACGAAAGTTTAAAAACTATTTCGGTGTGTCTGCGACGTTATGGAGAAGCGAATACAGACAAAATCGCGATTTGAGCAAAACAAAAAGCAATATGCGTAAAGCGGTTAGCAACGACAGCAAAGATGCTTTGCGTTCCTCCTGGTATATTGAGCATGTAGGTCAATCACAAATATGGAGGTTGCTTATGAATAACGAAGAACGTACTGTAGAGGTTAAAGAACTTCCGGAAATGACTGTTGCTTACGTCCGATATGTAGGGCCTTACAAAGGAGATTCTAAGCTATTTGAAAGCTTATACCAGAAATTATTTAGCTGGGCTGGGCCTAGAAATCTCCTGCATTCTTCCGATGTGAAATCACTCGTTATCTATCATGATAATCCGGAAATTACCGAGGAGACTAAACTGCGTATCAGCGTTTGCATTACAATACCTGAAGATACGGTCGTAGACGGAGATATAGGAAAAATGAAGGTTGCAGGAGGGAAGTACGCTTTAGCAAAATTCATACTAACAGCAGCCGACTTCGAGGAAGCGTGGAAGTGGGTATACGGAACCTGGTTACCAGAAAGCGGGTATGCACCAGATGATCGTCCATGTTTTGAACTATATTTGAAAGATTGCAACCTACCAGAGGGTAAAATGTCGGTAAATATTTGTGTGCCGGTAAAACCTTTATAG
- a CDS encoding ABC transporter substrate-binding protein — protein sequence MKYGRKTMAILSAILLTASLGLTACGGGDKAKETAGKPEQAQEQKGGTLIFARGGDSTTLDPQNSTEGETTRVTDNIFDTLVQYKKDSTEVEPALATQWESSPDGKTWTFTLRENVKFHDGTEFDANSVKFNFDRMIDKNNEYHVGGNFDYVISQFTAFKGEPGAVIKEVKVLDKNKVQFILNVPQAPFLANVAMPFFAIESPEAIKKHKDKIGQHPVGTGPYKFVEGGWKPNDTITLEKNKEYWKGEPILDKIIFKVIPDNTARLTALKSGEVDLIDGMNPSDAATVEADKNLTLYERPSMNVGYLSFNTEKKPFDNPKVRQALAMAVDKQGLVDAFFAKRGQAATNALPPSIWGYNKELEAKDYKYDLEKAKQLLAEAGYPNGFETDLWAMPVSRPYMPQPQKIAESIQADFAKIGVKTKLVSMEWGTYLKKTKNGEHTMALLGWTGDNGDPDNFLYVLLDKDNAKPPAAQNISLYKNDKVHELLIKAQTTPDQKVREDLYKQAQEIILNDAPMVPFVHSTPVLASSSKVKGYVPHATGSEKLNDVSIEK from the coding sequence ATGAAGTATGGCAGAAAGACGATGGCAATTCTCTCAGCGATTCTGTTGACTGCATCGCTTGGACTTACGGCATGTGGTGGTGGTGACAAAGCGAAAGAGACGGCAGGCAAACCAGAACAGGCCCAGGAGCAAAAGGGTGGAACGCTGATTTTTGCACGTGGCGGGGATTCCACGACGCTTGATCCGCAGAACAGTACGGAAGGCGAGACAACGCGTGTAACGGACAATATCTTCGATACGCTTGTTCAATATAAGAAAGACAGTACAGAAGTTGAACCAGCACTGGCGACCCAATGGGAAAGCAGTCCAGATGGAAAAACATGGACATTTACCTTGCGTGAAAACGTGAAATTCCACGATGGCACGGAGTTTGACGCAAATTCGGTAAAATTCAACTTCGACCGTATGATAGACAAGAACAACGAATACCATGTGGGCGGCAACTTCGATTACGTCATCAGCCAGTTTACCGCCTTTAAAGGTGAGCCAGGCGCCGTGATTAAAGAAGTAAAGGTGCTGGACAAAAACAAAGTACAATTTATTCTGAATGTGCCGCAAGCTCCATTCCTCGCTAACGTCGCAATGCCGTTCTTTGCGATTGAGAGTCCAGAGGCCATTAAGAAGCATAAAGACAAGATCGGCCAGCATCCAGTCGGAACAGGACCGTACAAATTTGTAGAAGGCGGCTGGAAGCCAAACGATACGATTACGTTGGAGAAAAACAAAGAATATTGGAAAGGCGAACCGATACTCGACAAGATTATCTTTAAGGTTATTCCTGATAATACGGCCCGTCTGACGGCGCTCAAATCCGGTGAAGTAGACCTTATTGACGGTATGAATCCGTCTGATGCAGCGACTGTGGAAGCAGACAAAAATCTAACGTTGTATGAACGCCCGTCAATGAACGTTGGCTATCTCTCCTTCAATACGGAGAAAAAGCCATTCGATAATCCGAAGGTACGTCAGGCACTCGCAATGGCGGTGGATAAGCAAGGTCTGGTCGATGCGTTCTTCGCAAAGCGGGGTCAGGCGGCAACGAATGCGCTGCCACCGTCCATCTGGGGCTATAATAAAGAACTGGAAGCAAAGGATTATAAATATGATTTAGAAAAAGCGAAACAACTGTTGGCTGAAGCTGGCTATCCGAACGGCTTCGAGACGGATCTATGGGCGATGCCTGTATCCCGCCCGTACATGCCGCAGCCACAAAAAATTGCTGAATCCATTCAAGCCGATTTTGCGAAAATCGGTGTAAAAACAAAACTTGTCTCCATGGAATGGGGCACATATTTGAAGAAGACCAAGAACGGCGAGCATACGATGGCACTGCTTGGCTGGACCGGAGACAATGGAGACCCGGATAACTTCCTGTATGTACTGTTAGACAAGGACAATGCTAAGCCGCCGGCCGCACAGAACATCTCGCTCTACAAAAATGACAAAGTGCATGAACTGCTAATTAAAGCCCAAACGACACCGGATCAGAAGGTACGCGAAGATTTGTATAAACAAGCACAGGAAATCATTCTCAATGACGCTCCGATGGTTCCGTTCGTACACTCCACGCCGGTACTGGCAAGCTCCAGCAAGGTAAAAGGCTATGTGCCGCATGCAACCGGTTCGGAGAAACTGAATGATGTATCAATTGAAAAGTAG
- a CDS encoding spore coat protein, with product MKRRAYRYDDCDSYSCNEDKKSSDRKFSALDPNCCHPMDDDTVEQEATQVESTVQKSNEWILVKDSCDVTVETTDTKAAVNLQAALQFAIAAVIDISVLSSDKDVRVSQELLQKIHVKQVNNQKTVIENSRGVKVRTTDIDLSINIQLLAQILAALVAKIDIG from the coding sequence TTGAAAAGAAGAGCGTATCGTTACGATGATTGTGACAGTTATAGCTGTAATGAAGATAAGAAATCATCGGATCGCAAATTCAGCGCACTAGATCCGAATTGCTGCCATCCGATGGATGACGACACAGTAGAGCAGGAGGCAACCCAAGTAGAGAGCACTGTACAAAAATCCAATGAATGGATTCTTGTTAAGGATTCCTGCGATGTAACGGTCGAGACAACGGATACAAAAGCGGCGGTTAATCTTCAAGCAGCATTACAGTTTGCGATTGCGGCGGTTATTGACATCTCGGTGTTGAGTAGCGACAAGGATGTAAGAGTTTCTCAAGAATTGTTGCAAAAAATCCATGTAAAGCAAGTGAACAATCAAAAGACCGTTATCGAAAACTCCAGAGGCGTTAAAGTAAGGACGACAGATATTGACCTGTCGATTAACATTCAACTGCTGGCACAAATTCTGGCTGCCCTAGTAGCTAAGATCGATATTGGTTAA
- a CDS encoding ABC transporter permease, whose product MFSYIIRRLLHLIPVLIGMSLVVFAIIHAIPGDPALMILGEHATPGALEALRAKLHLNEPLYQQYFYYMLDILQGDLGESLRTKQAISLEIGSYLTATIELAIAALIFAIVVGVNAGIIAAWKRASWFDYIAMLVALVGVSMPVFWLGLMEQWVFVDKLDLLPSTGRFNPREPVDGITGFYVLDTILTGNWAGLQDVVLHLILPSIALGTIPMAIIARMTRSSMLEVMKSDYIRTARAKGLREFWVVYKHALRNAFAPVLTVIGLQLGSLLGGAILTETIFGWPGVGRYINDAIAFRDYPVVQSGVLVIAFLFVMINLIVDILYAYIDPRIQYK is encoded by the coding sequence ATGTTTTCATATATTATCCGCCGACTGTTGCACCTGATTCCCGTCTTAATCGGGATGTCGCTCGTTGTATTCGCCATTATTCATGCGATTCCTGGTGACCCGGCGTTGATGATTCTGGGCGAGCACGCGACACCGGGAGCGCTGGAGGCCCTTAGAGCAAAGCTGCATTTGAATGAGCCTCTGTATCAGCAATATTTTTATTATATGCTTGATATTTTACAGGGAGATCTCGGGGAATCGCTTCGTACGAAGCAGGCGATTAGCTTAGAGATTGGTTCTTATCTGACCGCGACGATTGAGCTAGCTATTGCTGCGCTTATCTTTGCGATTGTCGTCGGAGTAAATGCAGGGATCATCGCGGCATGGAAGCGCGCTTCCTGGTTTGACTATATTGCCATGTTAGTGGCGCTTGTGGGCGTGTCGATGCCTGTTTTCTGGCTCGGGTTGATGGAGCAATGGGTATTCGTAGACAAGCTGGATTTACTGCCATCGACTGGCCGGTTCAATCCGCGTGAGCCGGTGGATGGGATTACGGGCTTCTATGTTCTGGATACAATTCTTACAGGTAACTGGGCAGGCTTACAGGATGTCGTTCTGCACCTCATTCTGCCGAGTATCGCGCTCGGAACCATTCCAATGGCGATTATCGCGCGCATGACGCGTTCATCCATGCTTGAAGTGATGAAATCAGATTATATTCGTACGGCTCGTGCCAAAGGGTTGCGTGAGTTCTGGGTGGTATACAAACATGCGCTGCGCAATGCGTTCGCACCTGTGCTGACCGTTATCGGTCTTCAGCTCGGCTCACTGCTCGGAGGTGCCATACTAACCGAAACGATTTTCGGCTGGCCAGGCGTCGGGCGCTATATTAATGACGCCATTGCTTTCCGTGATTATCCGGTTGTGCAATCGGGCGTTCTGGTCATTGCGTTTCTGTTTGTCATGATTAATCTGATTGTCGATATTCTATACGCTTATATCGACCCACGCATTCAATACAAGTAG
- the nikC gene encoding nickel transporter permease, with protein MQTTAQVNTQATGPVRTRQSSPWRDAWYRLKKQKTALAGLFVIIFFIVVGLLAPVITSQPWDGQNLADKLKPPSAQHWFGTDDLGRDIFTRVIYGARISLWVGFFSVVGSIVIGTSMGLVAGYYGRWVDTIISRLFDIILAFPSILLAIAIVTILGPGLSNALIAIAIINVPTYGRLVRSRVLSIKEEEYVTAAKVLGMSHVRILFSHILPNSMAPIIVQGTLGIATAVLEAAALGFLGLGAQAPQPEWGKMIADSRQYITAAYWTVLFPGLAIMLTVLGFNLFGDGLRDALDPKMKQ; from the coding sequence ATGCAGACGACAGCGCAGGTGAATACGCAGGCGACGGGCCCGGTGCGGACTCGGCAGAGTTCCCCCTGGCGCGATGCCTGGTATCGGTTAAAAAAGCAAAAAACCGCTCTGGCCGGTTTGTTCGTTATTATATTTTTTATTGTCGTAGGTCTGCTGGCTCCTGTGATTACGAGCCAGCCCTGGGACGGTCAGAATCTTGCAGACAAGTTAAAGCCACCAAGCGCACAGCACTGGTTTGGTACGGACGATTTAGGTCGTGACATTTTTACGCGCGTAATCTATGGAGCGCGTATCTCGCTCTGGGTCGGATTTTTCTCTGTTGTCGGCTCGATTGTAATCGGTACGTCTATGGGACTTGTCGCCGGATATTACGGCCGCTGGGTGGATACGATTATCTCCAGGCTGTTTGATATTATTCTGGCATTTCCAAGCATCCTTCTGGCGATTGCGATTGTCACGATTCTTGGACCGGGACTTTCCAATGCCTTGATTGCGATCGCTATTATTAATGTGCCGACATATGGGCGGCTTGTGCGCTCACGTGTACTCAGCATTAAAGAAGAGGAATACGTGACGGCGGCCAAAGTACTGGGGATGTCACACGTGAGAATCCTCTTCTCTCATATCCTGCCCAACAGCATGGCGCCGATTATCGTACAGGGAACGCTCGGCATTGCGACCGCAGTGCTCGAAGCGGCTGCGCTCGGCTTCCTTGGGCTTGGCGCACAGGCTCCTCAGCCAGAGTGGGGGAAAATGATCGCTGATTCAAGACAATACATTACTGCCGCATATTGGACCGTTTTGTTTCCTGGATTGGCGATTATGTTAACCGTACTTGGATTTAACCTGTTTGGTGATGGACTTCGGGACGCTCTTGATCCAAAAATGAAACAATAA
- a CDS encoding ABC transporter ATP-binding protein — MKPLLNVSGLKTHFFTAEGVVRSVDGVDITIGEGETVGLVGESGCGKSVTSLSIMRLVPWPPGKIVEGSIMFQDKDIVRVSEAEMRDIRGNDIAMIFQDPMTSLNPVFTIGDQIVETIRLHMKLDKKKALSRAVDLLKQVGIPRAEQIVKEYPHRLSGGMRQRVVIAMAMACNPKLLIADEPTTALDVTIQAQILDLMRKLKKDNGTSILMITHDLGVVAEMCDRVIVMYGGKVVEEADVDTLFATPSHPYTKGLLQSIPSLDEEKEWLDSIPGNVPIPSEMPEGCKFAPRCAYAIERCRTEEPTLYEVGNGQKSRCFLVEEGAGYDGNAIESKTS; from the coding sequence ATGAAGCCATTGCTCAATGTCAGCGGGCTAAAAACTCATTTTTTCACGGCGGAAGGAGTCGTCCGTTCAGTGGACGGAGTTGACATTACCATTGGTGAAGGAGAAACGGTCGGATTGGTCGGAGAGTCGGGCTGCGGCAAAAGCGTTACGTCGCTATCCATTATGCGGCTCGTTCCGTGGCCTCCGGGAAAAATTGTCGAGGGGTCCATCATGTTTCAGGACAAGGATATCGTCCGTGTATCAGAAGCGGAAATGCGTGACATCCGTGGTAACGATATTGCAATGATTTTTCAGGACCCGATGACAAGTCTGAATCCAGTATTTACGATTGGCGATCAAATCGTGGAAACGATCCGTCTGCATATGAAGCTCGATAAAAAGAAAGCGCTATCAAGAGCGGTTGATTTGCTTAAGCAGGTCGGTATTCCGAGAGCAGAACAAATCGTCAAAGAATATCCGCACCGCCTGTCAGGTGGGATGCGGCAGCGGGTAGTCATTGCGATGGCAATGGCGTGCAATCCTAAGCTATTGATTGCCGATGAGCCGACGACGGCACTTGATGTAACCATCCAGGCGCAAATCCTGGACTTGATGCGCAAGCTTAAAAAAGATAACGGCACCTCGATTCTTATGATTACACATGACCTCGGCGTCGTAGCGGAGATGTGTGACCGTGTCATTGTGATGTATGGCGGTAAAGTAGTCGAGGAAGCGGATGTAGATACGTTGTTCGCAACCCCGTCGCATCCGTATACGAAGGGGCTGTTGCAGTCCATTCCCTCGCTCGATGAGGAAAAGGAATGGTTGGATTCGATTCCGGGTAATGTGCCGATTCCGTCTGAGATGCCGGAAGGCTGCAAGTTTGCTCCGCGCTGTGCGTATGCGATAGAACGCTGCCGGACAGAAGAGCCAACGTTGTATGAAGTAGGCAATGGACAAAAGTCTCGTTGCTTCCTGGTAGAGGAGGGTGCAGGCTATGACGGAAACGCTATTGAAAGTAAGACATCTTAA
- a CDS encoding response regulator, with protein sequence MRFRFFIIDDDPSSRKMLNNAIEHEDLGDVVGEAEDGLGAEASIILKKCDIVLIDLLMPKQDGIETITRLQEMGYEGKFIMISQVEHKEMVAEAYSKGVEYFIHKPINRIEVISVIKKVMEHIRLERSLEGIRHTLSLFDTLPKEPPEVRTAPFLRSVLADFGILGETGSQDLIQLIEYLLKRYKNERVREFPALKDIFTDYVTYSNVEDVQREVKAMEQRIRRTVARALQNLASLGLEDYGNPKFEMYASKYFDFADVRQKMREIEQNEEVSRVRLNVKKFIFTLYIETKEHT encoded by the coding sequence GTGAGATTTCGCTTTTTTATTATCGATGATGACCCGTCCTCCCGCAAAATGCTGAACAACGCCATTGAGCATGAAGATTTGGGCGATGTGGTAGGCGAAGCGGAGGATGGATTAGGAGCAGAAGCAAGCATTATTCTGAAGAAGTGTGACATCGTTCTAATCGACTTGTTGATGCCAAAACAGGATGGCATCGAGACAATTACCCGCCTGCAGGAGATGGGCTATGAAGGCAAATTCATTATGATCTCGCAGGTTGAGCATAAAGAGATGGTGGCGGAAGCGTACAGTAAAGGCGTAGAGTATTTCATCCATAAACCGATTAATCGGATTGAAGTGATTTCCGTCATCAAAAAAGTAATGGAACATATTCGATTGGAACGTTCACTCGAAGGTATCCGCCATACGCTTTCGTTGTTTGACACGTTGCCGAAGGAGCCTCCGGAAGTGCGAACCGCTCCGTTTCTTCGTAGTGTATTGGCGGATTTTGGGATTTTGGGAGAGACGGGGAGCCAGGATTTAATTCAGCTAATTGAATATTTGCTAAAGAGGTACAAGAATGAACGGGTACGTGAATTTCCAGCATTAAAGGATATTTTTACTGATTATGTGACATACAGCAATGTTGAGGATGTTCAGCGGGAAGTAAAAGCAATGGAGCAGCGGATTCGTCGTACGGTGGCGCGTGCATTGCAGAATCTTGCTTCGCTTGGGCTTGAAGATTACGGCAATCCGAAGTTTGAGATGTACGCTTCTAAGTATTTTGACTTTGCAGACGTTCGCCAAAAAATGCGGGAAATTGAACAGAACGAGGAAGTATCCCGTGTGCGACTCAATGTGAAAAAATTTATTTTTACGCTGTATATCGAGACGAAAGAACATACCTGA
- a CDS encoding ABC transporter ATP-binding protein, whose protein sequence is MTETLLKVRHLKKYFPIRQGILQRTVGHVKAVDDIDFDIFRGETLGLVGESGCGKSTTGRSILRLIEPTDGFIEFEGRDISNVKSGEMRTLYRDMQLIFQDPYASLNPRKTVEKLLSEPMAVHGMYTSGERKKRVHELLEVVGLHAYHATRYPHEFSGGQRQRIGIARALALQPKLVICDEPVSALDVSIQSQVLNLLKQLQQELGLTYLFIAHDLSVVKHISDRIGVMYLGRIVELSSKKSLYSKPLHPYTQALLSAVPVADPREKRDRIILEGDVPSPANPPSGCTFHPRCSACMDICRTERPLLRDLGDGHMVACHLYNQ, encoded by the coding sequence ATGACGGAAACGCTATTGAAAGTAAGACATCTTAAGAAGTATTTTCCGATTCGCCAGGGGATTTTGCAGCGTACGGTCGGACATGTCAAAGCGGTAGATGATATCGATTTTGATATTTTTCGTGGTGAGACATTGGGATTAGTAGGCGAATCGGGCTGCGGCAAGTCGACAACAGGCCGTTCGATTCTACGACTCATCGAACCGACTGACGGTTTCATCGAATTCGAAGGTCGGGATATTAGCAACGTCAAAAGTGGTGAGATGCGTACATTGTACCGGGATATGCAACTGATTTTTCAGGATCCATACGCGTCGCTCAATCCGCGTAAGACTGTGGAGAAGCTGCTTAGTGAACCGATGGCTGTTCATGGTATGTATACGTCAGGTGAAAGGAAGAAGCGGGTACATGAATTGCTGGAAGTCGTAGGACTTCATGCGTATCATGCTACAAGGTACCCTCATGAATTCTCTGGCGGACAGCGACAACGCATTGGTATTGCGAGGGCCCTGGCTCTGCAGCCGAAGCTTGTTATCTGCGACGAACCGGTATCTGCGCTCGATGTGTCCATTCAATCGCAAGTGCTTAATCTGCTGAAGCAATTGCAGCAGGAGCTTGGGCTGACTTATTTGTTTATCGCTCATGATTTAAGTGTGGTCAAGCATATTAGCGATCGCATTGGCGTGATGTATCTGGGGCGCATTGTTGAGCTTTCAAGCAAAAAAAGCCTCTACAGTAAGCCGCTTCATCCATACACACAGGCGCTGCTCTCTGCAGTACCTGTGGCGGACCCGCGGGAAAAGCGGGATCGTATCATTCTCGAAGGGGATGTTCCAAGCCCTGCCAACCCGCCTAGCGGTTGTACGTTTCATCCACGCTGTTCGGCCTGTATGGATATCTGTCGAACGGAGCGTCCGCTGCTCCGCGATCTTGGAGACGGGCATATGGTGGCTTGCCATTTATACAATCAATAA